From a region of the Daphnia pulicaria isolate SC F1-1A chromosome 1, SC_F0-13Bv2, whole genome shotgun sequence genome:
- the LOC124320670 gene encoding MOG interacting and ectopic P-granules protein 1-like isoform X1, whose amino-acid sequence MNSDPEDCSKTNDIPEDEEMKVEVNGEVNIPQENGKHSVVVPDDSSLLDEQTAGKSKSEKSCENPKSVIKVNTGELNQDGQEKGLVCEEVDSTQSSQKAEPVDETKVDANGEAKSVPALAKDGKPVIQRRMSLRHRAAPKKYAEADKSSDDDIKDSTASAKDPLEIPLGKNSSTVLIRKSPVAAVVVKSPPKSVSPVKMTKVTRPPPELIKAPILSKISISSATSVTVVPRSKENNSNSGFVVVDTQSILKGKNAAPVSNVPASVTVSAVPPTPKAMPKPIPPPVTSSASRKSTNSSISNSTSLPDPFESLGLADDSFIVEAPSFVVPYLIEKSASQNLKKTVQSMDPHPASEKKEDVVVLSEEDSNDSEKKEKDDVKSTSATATLGATPLDKSSMKSEMEKSIRLKKEEDEYFSGPIGRFFLDIGLSLVQEYVQGDLLRVQKRKVHKGTKITDPSLSVNALTKGLDVTRAKNDPYRLPWRSCNQCSFKSESSLMMAHHKSLPLALGSGSSARYGCHWCSFEAKESHLVSLHIETDHGVKTRTGPDLPSHQCPLCPFEDNVKSKVTRHMMSCQKRFVADRNLEPPLDWEPPAKIPRMPTRYMRAYTPGMNAGTGLHGYSLTSTKGLNLPYHPLLPKSALMNSLGYNSGLSSTGTGQNTYLGNMAAAVQGKGSKGGSPSQAALAGLRLPAELHVVSGASQRVSGTPSGSTPQPKGRDYRQQASNQSSSYLNPSSYGVPNNQIYQAIAKSFQLLQGHGSSMSVLPSNVSKNQSAGASAIDKLKKNTSSISLLPGLVNTSGLTIQSSTTPTTNKAKTNQQPSISITPLPRTSTSTLSNKPSLSVSPVTPAATNAMAAIGNNTLAAKAGQPATPGQKGAVVCEICDSSIKDLEQLRHHMQWIHKVKIHPKMIHNRPPLNCQKCQCRFFTDQGLERHLLGSHGLVTSSMQEAANRGQDGGRCPICGKVHQWKLLSHVVKDHGLSLKPAHLSYKCTVCTATFTMYKLFENHVYTAHSVVARKVLDKDKADTKKGSSGSTNTSTTGALRINDEITIIPQTTRHDSSDQNVCRPSRGEKRSRVDIIDLSDDEQDNKDGLTLPKSQVTITKVPAPKGYLSRNSRESMSKRSRTDDNDTE is encoded by the exons ATGAATTCTGACCCAGAGGATTGCAGCAAAACCAATGATATcccagaagatgaagaaatgaaAGTGGAAGTTAATGGTGAAGTGAACATCCcacaagaaaatggaaaacattCGGTTGTTGTGCCAGATGACTCCTCGCTTCTGGATGAGCAGACTGCTGGCAAATCTAAAAGTGAAAAATCCTGTGAAAATCCCAAATCTGTGATTAAAGTTAACACAGGAGAGCTAAACCAAGATGGCCAGGAAAAAGGACTTGTCTGTGAGGAAGTTGATTCTACTCAATCATCGCAGAAAGCAGAACCTGTAGATGAGACAAAGGTTGATGCAAATGGGGAAGCCAAGAGTGTTCCAGCTCTTGCAAAAGATGGGAAGCCTGTTATTCAAAGGAGAATGTCCTTAAGACACCGAGCTGCACCAAAGAAATATGCTGAGGCAGATAAAAGCAGTGATGATGACATAAAAGATTCAACAGCTTCTGCAAAAGACCCTTTGGAAATACCTCTaggaaaaaattcatcaaCAGTGCTCATTAGGAAATCGCCCGTTGCAGCAGTAGTAGTGAAATCACCACCCAAATCCGTCTCTCCTGTCAAAATGACCAAAGTGACGAGACCTCCACCAGAGCTTATCAAAGCTCCGATTCTGTCCAAAATTTCCATCTCTTCAGCCACAAGTGTGACCGTGGTGCCACGGTCTAAAGAGAACAATTCCAACTCaggatttgttgttgttgacacaCAATCCattttgaaaggaaaaaatgctgCACCAGTCAGCAATGTTCCTGCATCTGTGACAGTTTCTGCTGTTCCTCCCACCCCAAAAGCAATGCCCAAGCCTATTCCCCCGCCTGTTACTTCGAGTGCAAGCCGAAAGAGCACCAACTCCTCCATTTCTAACTCAACCAGTCTTCCAGATCCATTTGAATCATTAG GTTTGGCAGATGACTCCTTCATCGTCGAAGCCCCGTCGTTTGTCGTCCCGTACCTGATAGAGAAATCGGCTTCtcagaatttgaaaaagacaGTCCAATCAATGGATCCCCATCCCGCttctgaaaagaaagaagacgtCGTAGTTCTGAGCGAAGAAGATTCGAACGAttcggaaaagaaagaaaaagatgacgtCAAATCTACTAGTGCAACAGCTACGTTAGGAGCAACTCCGCTCGATAAGTCGTCGATGAAATCggaaatggaaaaatcaataaggctgaagaaagaagaagatgaatatTTTTCAGGGCCAATCGGGCGcttttttcttgatattgGACTGTCACTAGTTCAGGAATATGTTCAAGGAGATCTCCTCCGAGTCCAGAAGAGGAAAGTCCACAAGGGAACAAAGATAACTGATCCCAGCCTGTCCGTAAACGCCTTGACCAAAG GGCTTGATGTTACTCGCGCGAAAAACGATCCTTATCGATTGCCTTGGCGCTCTTGCAACCAGTGCAGTTTCAAGAGCGAATCATCATTAATGATGGCTCACCACAAGAGCCTTCCTTTAGCCCTTGGATCTGGGTCATCGGCACGATATGGATGCCATTGGTGTTCGTTCGAAGCCAAAGAATCACATTTGGTATCGTTGCACATCGAAACAGATCACGGTGTGAAGACGCGGACAGGACCTGATCTGCCGTCGCACCAGTGCCCACTTTGTCCATTTGAAGATAACGTCAAGTCCAAAGTAACACGTCATATGATGAGCTGCCAGAAAAGATTCGTCGCCGACCGCAATCTAGAACCTCCACTAGACTGGGAACCACCAGCTAAAATACCGAGGATGCCCACGCGTTACATGCGAGCGTACACTCCTGGCATGAATGCGGGAACAGGGTTGCATGGCTACTCTCTTACGTCGACCAAAGGACTAAATCTGCCTTACCACCCACTGCTACCCAAATCGGCCTTGATGAATTCTCTGGGATATAACAGTGGTTTGTCGTCAACCGGAACCG GTCAAAACACTTACTTGGGCAATATGGCTGCAGCAGTTCAAGGAAAAGGAAGCAAGGGAGGCAGCCCTTCACAGGCAGCTCTTGCTGGTTTGCGTTTGCCGGCTGAATTGCATGTTGTATCCGGTGCATCTCAACGTGTTTCAGGAACGCCATCAGGGTCAACACCTCAACCTAAGGGGCGTGACTATCGTCAGCAGGCCTCTAATCAGTCGTCTTCTTATTTAAATCCTTCCTCTTATGGTGTTCCCAACAATCAAATTTATCAG gCTATTGCCAAATCGTTTCAACTGTTACAAGGACATGGGTCTTCAATGTCGGTCTTACCGTCAAATGTGTCCAAGAATCAGTCGGCAGGTGCTAGCGCAATTgataaattgaagaaaaataccAGCTCCATTAGTTTACTGCCCGGCTTAGTGAACACGAGCGGGTTGACAATTCAAAGCTCAACTACTCCCACGACCAATAAGGCCAAGACCAACCAGCAGCCAAGCATCTCCATTACTCCTCTGCCACGAACGAGCACGTCGACACTTTCAAACAAACCCTCTCTATCCGTCAGCCCGGTCACTCCTGCGGCCACGAATGCAATGGCGGCAATTGGTAACAATACCTTGGCAGCAAAAGCTGGACAACCGGCAACACCAGGGCAGAAAGGGGCGGTTGTCTGTGAAATATGTGACAGTTCCATTAAg GATTTGGAGCAATTGCGTCATCATATGCAGTGGATTCATAAAGTGAAGATTCACCCCAAAATGATTCACAATCGACCGCCGCTGAACTGCCAGAAATGCCAGTGTCGTTTTTTTACAGACCAAGGCCTTGAGAGACATTTGTTGGGATCCCATGGGTTGGTTACATCATCCATGCAGGAAGCGGCCAACCGAGGACAAGATGGTGGTCGTTGCCCCATATGCGGAAAG gtTCATCAGTGGAAACTGCTCAGTCACGTGGTGAAGGATCACGGTCTGAGTTTGAAACCTGCTCATCTCTCGTACAAGTGTACGGTTTGCACAGCCACCTTCACTATGTACAAACTGTTTGAGAACCATGTGTATACAGCTCATTCGGTGGTAGCTAGAAAAGTTCTGGACAAGGACAAGGCAGACACCAAGAAAGGAAGTTCGGGCTCGACCAATACCAGCACAACTGGGGCCTTGAGAATCAATGACGAGATCACCATCATACCACAAACGACTCGTCACGATTCATCTGATCAGAATGTGTGCCGGCCCTCCAGGGGCGAGAAAAGGAGTCGGGTCGACATCATTGACTTGTCTGATGACGAACAAGACAACAAAGACGGTCTAACTCTTCCCAAATCCCAAGTGACGATTACGAAAGTGCCCGCCCCTAAAGGCTACCTAAGCAGAAATAGTAGAGAGTCCATGTCCAAGCGCAGCAGGACGGACGACAACGATACCGAGTga
- the LOC124320670 gene encoding MOG interacting and ectopic P-granules protein 1-like isoform X2, translated as MNSDPEDCSKTNDIPEDEEMKVEVNGEVNIPQENGKHSVVVPDDSSLLDEQTAGKSKSEKSCENPKSVIKVNTGELNQDGQEKGLVCEEVDSTQSSQKAEPVDETKVDANGEAKSVPALAKDGKPVIQRRMSLRHRAAPKKYAEADKSSDDDIKDSTASAKDPLEIPLGKNSSTVLIRKSPVAAVVVKSPPKSVSPVKMTKVTRPPPELIKAPILSKISISSATSVTVVPRSKENNSNSGFVVVDTQSILKGKNAAPVSNVPASVTVSAVPPTPKAMPKPIPPPVTSSASRKSTNSSISNSTSLPDPFESLGLADDSFIVEAPSFVVPYLIEKSASQNLKKTVQSMDPHPASEKKEDVVVLSEEDSNDSEKKEKDDVKSTSATATLGATPLDKSSMKSEMEKSIRLKKEEDEYFSGPIGRFFLDIGLSLVQEYVQGDLLRVQKRKVHKGTKITDPSLSVNALTKGLDVTRAKNDPYRLPWRSCNQCSFKSESSLMMAHHKSLPLALGSGSSARYGCHWCSFEAKESHLVSLHIETDHGVKTRTGPDLPSHQCPLCPFEDNVKSKVTRHMMSCQKRFVADRNLEPPLDWEPPAKIPRMPTRYMRAYTPGMNAGTGLHGYSLTSTKGLNLPYHPLLPKSALMNSLGYNSGLSSTGTGQNTYLGNMAAAVQGKGSKGGSPSQAALAGLRLPAELHVVSGASQRVSGTPSGSTPQPKGRDYRQQASNQSSSYLNPSSYGVPNNQIYQAIAKSFQLLQGHGSSMSVLPSNVSKNQSAGASAIDKLKKNTSSISLLPGLVNTSGLTIQSSTTPTTNKAKTNQQPSISITPLPRTSTSTLSNKPSLSVSPVTPAATNAMAAIGNNTLAAKAGQPATPGQKGAVVCEICDSSIKDLEQLRHHMQWIHKVKIHPKMIHNRPPLNCQKCQCRFFTDQGLERHLLGSHGLVTSSMQEAANRGQDGGRCPICGKDQWKLLSHVVKDHGLSLKPAHLSYKCTVCTATFTMYKLFENHVYTAHSVVARKVLDKDKADTKKGSSGSTNTSTTGALRINDEITIIPQTTRHDSSDQNVCRPSRGEKRSRVDIIDLSDDEQDNKDGLTLPKSQVTITKVPAPKGYLSRNSRESMSKRSRTDDNDTE; from the exons ATGAATTCTGACCCAGAGGATTGCAGCAAAACCAATGATATcccagaagatgaagaaatgaaAGTGGAAGTTAATGGTGAAGTGAACATCCcacaagaaaatggaaaacattCGGTTGTTGTGCCAGATGACTCCTCGCTTCTGGATGAGCAGACTGCTGGCAAATCTAAAAGTGAAAAATCCTGTGAAAATCCCAAATCTGTGATTAAAGTTAACACAGGAGAGCTAAACCAAGATGGCCAGGAAAAAGGACTTGTCTGTGAGGAAGTTGATTCTACTCAATCATCGCAGAAAGCAGAACCTGTAGATGAGACAAAGGTTGATGCAAATGGGGAAGCCAAGAGTGTTCCAGCTCTTGCAAAAGATGGGAAGCCTGTTATTCAAAGGAGAATGTCCTTAAGACACCGAGCTGCACCAAAGAAATATGCTGAGGCAGATAAAAGCAGTGATGATGACATAAAAGATTCAACAGCTTCTGCAAAAGACCCTTTGGAAATACCTCTaggaaaaaattcatcaaCAGTGCTCATTAGGAAATCGCCCGTTGCAGCAGTAGTAGTGAAATCACCACCCAAATCCGTCTCTCCTGTCAAAATGACCAAAGTGACGAGACCTCCACCAGAGCTTATCAAAGCTCCGATTCTGTCCAAAATTTCCATCTCTTCAGCCACAAGTGTGACCGTGGTGCCACGGTCTAAAGAGAACAATTCCAACTCaggatttgttgttgttgacacaCAATCCattttgaaaggaaaaaatgctgCACCAGTCAGCAATGTTCCTGCATCTGTGACAGTTTCTGCTGTTCCTCCCACCCCAAAAGCAATGCCCAAGCCTATTCCCCCGCCTGTTACTTCGAGTGCAAGCCGAAAGAGCACCAACTCCTCCATTTCTAACTCAACCAGTCTTCCAGATCCATTTGAATCATTAG GTTTGGCAGATGACTCCTTCATCGTCGAAGCCCCGTCGTTTGTCGTCCCGTACCTGATAGAGAAATCGGCTTCtcagaatttgaaaaagacaGTCCAATCAATGGATCCCCATCCCGCttctgaaaagaaagaagacgtCGTAGTTCTGAGCGAAGAAGATTCGAACGAttcggaaaagaaagaaaaagatgacgtCAAATCTACTAGTGCAACAGCTACGTTAGGAGCAACTCCGCTCGATAAGTCGTCGATGAAATCggaaatggaaaaatcaataaggctgaagaaagaagaagatgaatatTTTTCAGGGCCAATCGGGCGcttttttcttgatattgGACTGTCACTAGTTCAGGAATATGTTCAAGGAGATCTCCTCCGAGTCCAGAAGAGGAAAGTCCACAAGGGAACAAAGATAACTGATCCCAGCCTGTCCGTAAACGCCTTGACCAAAG GGCTTGATGTTACTCGCGCGAAAAACGATCCTTATCGATTGCCTTGGCGCTCTTGCAACCAGTGCAGTTTCAAGAGCGAATCATCATTAATGATGGCTCACCACAAGAGCCTTCCTTTAGCCCTTGGATCTGGGTCATCGGCACGATATGGATGCCATTGGTGTTCGTTCGAAGCCAAAGAATCACATTTGGTATCGTTGCACATCGAAACAGATCACGGTGTGAAGACGCGGACAGGACCTGATCTGCCGTCGCACCAGTGCCCACTTTGTCCATTTGAAGATAACGTCAAGTCCAAAGTAACACGTCATATGATGAGCTGCCAGAAAAGATTCGTCGCCGACCGCAATCTAGAACCTCCACTAGACTGGGAACCACCAGCTAAAATACCGAGGATGCCCACGCGTTACATGCGAGCGTACACTCCTGGCATGAATGCGGGAACAGGGTTGCATGGCTACTCTCTTACGTCGACCAAAGGACTAAATCTGCCTTACCACCCACTGCTACCCAAATCGGCCTTGATGAATTCTCTGGGATATAACAGTGGTTTGTCGTCAACCGGAACCG GTCAAAACACTTACTTGGGCAATATGGCTGCAGCAGTTCAAGGAAAAGGAAGCAAGGGAGGCAGCCCTTCACAGGCAGCTCTTGCTGGTTTGCGTTTGCCGGCTGAATTGCATGTTGTATCCGGTGCATCTCAACGTGTTTCAGGAACGCCATCAGGGTCAACACCTCAACCTAAGGGGCGTGACTATCGTCAGCAGGCCTCTAATCAGTCGTCTTCTTATTTAAATCCTTCCTCTTATGGTGTTCCCAACAATCAAATTTATCAG gCTATTGCCAAATCGTTTCAACTGTTACAAGGACATGGGTCTTCAATGTCGGTCTTACCGTCAAATGTGTCCAAGAATCAGTCGGCAGGTGCTAGCGCAATTgataaattgaagaaaaataccAGCTCCATTAGTTTACTGCCCGGCTTAGTGAACACGAGCGGGTTGACAATTCAAAGCTCAACTACTCCCACGACCAATAAGGCCAAGACCAACCAGCAGCCAAGCATCTCCATTACTCCTCTGCCACGAACGAGCACGTCGACACTTTCAAACAAACCCTCTCTATCCGTCAGCCCGGTCACTCCTGCGGCCACGAATGCAATGGCGGCAATTGGTAACAATACCTTGGCAGCAAAAGCTGGACAACCGGCAACACCAGGGCAGAAAGGGGCGGTTGTCTGTGAAATATGTGACAGTTCCATTAAg GATTTGGAGCAATTGCGTCATCATATGCAGTGGATTCATAAAGTGAAGATTCACCCCAAAATGATTCACAATCGACCGCCGCTGAACTGCCAGAAATGCCAGTGTCGTTTTTTTACAGACCAAGGCCTTGAGAGACATTTGTTGGGATCCCATGGGTTGGTTACATCATCCATGCAGGAAGCGGCCAACCGAGGACAAGATGGTGGTCGTTGCCCCATATGCGGAAAGG ATCAGTGGAAACTGCTCAGTCACGTGGTGAAGGATCACGGTCTGAGTTTGAAACCTGCTCATCTCTCGTACAAGTGTACGGTTTGCACAGCCACCTTCACTATGTACAAACTGTTTGAGAACCATGTGTATACAGCTCATTCGGTGGTAGCTAGAAAAGTTCTGGACAAGGACAAGGCAGACACCAAGAAAGGAAGTTCGGGCTCGACCAATACCAGCACAACTGGGGCCTTGAGAATCAATGACGAGATCACCATCATACCACAAACGACTCGTCACGATTCATCTGATCAGAATGTGTGCCGGCCCTCCAGGGGCGAGAAAAGGAGTCGGGTCGACATCATTGACTTGTCTGATGACGAACAAGACAACAAAGACGGTCTAACTCTTCCCAAATCCCAAGTGACGATTACGAAAGTGCCCGCCCCTAAAGGCTACCTAAGCAGAAATAGTAGAGAGTCCATGTCCAAGCGCAGCAGGACGGACGACAACGATACCGAGTga
- the LOC124336702 gene encoding acyl-CoA-binding domain-containing protein 6-like, with product MDLDSAFSEASETVKEFVNIDTTTMLRLYGLYKQATLGTCNISKPGIFNYTARQKWEAWNALGTTSLNDAKSQYIELVDSLASNHKKGTSSVKKTSAFGVTVSCMAKMDQELDDSDKTIFDWLKEGKIEHVSSMLSVNPSLIDQRDENEMALIHWAADRGDTSMINLLAKKGADVNVTDGDGQTPLHYAFACGHDECIRFLEELHANQNIRDHNGMLPSELSDL from the coding sequence ATGGATCTGGATTCTGCTTTCAGTGAAGCTTCAGAGACAGTGAAGGAATTTGTGAACATTGATACAACCACCATGCTGCGGCTCTATGGACTATACAAACAAGCAACGCTAGGAACatgtaatatttccaaaccagGAATATTTAACTACACAGCACGTCAGAAATGGGAAGCGTGGAATGCTCTTGGAACCACCAGCCTCAATGATGCAAAATCCCAGTATATCGAACTAGTGGATAGTTTGGCATCGAACCATAAGAAAGGAACGTCAAGTGTTAAAAAAACATCAGCTTTCGGAGTAACGGTCAGCTGTATGGCCAAAATGGATCAAGAGCTGGACGACAGTGACAAGACAATTTTTGATTGGTTGAAAGAGGGAAAAATCGAACACGTTTCATCCATGTTAAGTGTAAATCCATCACTTATAGATCAACGGGACGAAAACGAAATGGCATTGATTCATTGGGCGGCGGATAGAGGCGATACGTCAATGATCAATCTGCTCGCGAAGAAAGGTGCGGACGTGAACGTTACAGACGGTGATGGACAAACCCCGTTGCATTATGCTTTCGCTTGTGGCCACGATGAGTGCATTCGATTTTTGGAAGAACTTCACGCAAACCAAAACATCCGAGATCATAATGGTATGCTCCCTTCTGAGCTGTCAGACTTGTGA
- the LOC124320672 gene encoding probable methyltransferase-like protein 23 — translation MDINSIGTDSSKPTHKHFFFSCPDNPAETLAVIIPEQLHASYGMYTWPCAPVLAWYLWSQRPELIGKHVIELGAGTSLPGVVAAKCGANVTLSDCSRFTKCLENCRTSAVTNGVGDKVKIIGLTWGTFEPQLLKLEPVDLIISSDCFYDPTVFEPILMTVSYLLEKNPSASFVCSYKERSSDWSFEPYLSKWKLCCKTLEVASIISSSVVDVAELTQDNTIQLFEIHRAS, via the exons ATGGACATTAATTCAATTGGTACAGATTCATCAAAACCGACTCAcaagcatttctttttctcgtgtCCTGATAATCCAGCTGAAACCTTAGCCGTTATAATACCTGAG CAACTTCATGCAAGCTATGGCATGTATACGTGGCCCTGTGCTCCAGTCCTAGCATGGTATTTATGGAGTCAGAGACCTGAATTAATCGGGAAGCACGTAATTGAGTTGGGTGCTGGAACTTCGCTTCCAGGAGTGGTTGCTGCTAAATGTGGAGCTAATGTTACACTAAGTGATTGTTCTCGCTTTACTAAATGTTTAGAAAACTGTAGAACAAGTGCTGTAACTAATGGTGTGGGCGATAAG gtAAAAATAATTGGACTCACATGGGGTACATTTGAACCACAACTTTTAAAACTTGAACCAGTTGACCTCATCATTAGTTCAGACTGCTTCTATGACCCAACTGTTTTTGAACCAATTCTCATGACTGTATCCTATCTGCTGGAAAAGAATCCATCTGCAAGTTTTGTGTGCTCCTACAAGGAAAGGAGTTCAGATTGGAGTTTTGAACCTTACTTGTCAAAGTGGAAATTATGCTGCAAGACTCTTGAAGTGGCAAGCATTATTTCAAGCTCAGTTGTTGATGTTGCTGAACTCACTCAGGATAATACTATACAACTCTTCGAAATTCATCGTGCTTCCTAG
- the LOC124320928 gene encoding uncharacterized protein LOC124320928 isoform X3: protein MDSKFAGRFSVVVFILITLTTGLMKALFPAVYDLIGSSCLVLAGLSVIAICIIYCVIPNIHSNSLSNKSKADSTPKTSKESHTCNSTTVLMEEKPQLLVINGATCLHM, encoded by the exons ATGGATAGTAAATTTGCAGGTCGCTTTTCCGTcgtcgttttcattttgataaccTTGACAACTGGGCTAATGAAAGCCCTTTTCCCTGCGGTGTACGATTTAATCGGATCTTCCTGTTTGGTGCTGGCAGGGTTGTCTGTGATAGCAATTTGCATTATTTACTGTGTGATCCCCAATATTCACTCCAACTCTC TTTCCAACAAGTCAAAGGCGGATTCTACACCAAAAACCAGTAAAGAAAGTCACACATGCAATT CTACGACGGTGTTGATGGAAGAGAAACCGCAATTGTTGGTGATTAACGGCGCAACATGTTTACACATGTAA
- the LOC124320928 gene encoding uncharacterized protein LOC124320928 isoform X1, which yields MDSKFAGRFSVVVFILITLTTGLMKALFPAVYDLIGSSCLVLAGLSVIAICIIYCVIPNIHSNSLSNKSKADSTPKTKLFLPAKNRITRYKARVMLESRAFYPTILTSFFFDVITLKTTTVLMEEKPQLLVINGATCLHM from the exons ATGGATAGTAAATTTGCAGGTCGCTTTTCCGTcgtcgttttcattttgataaccTTGACAACTGGGCTAATGAAAGCCCTTTTCCCTGCGGTGTACGATTTAATCGGATCTTCCTGTTTGGTGCTGGCAGGGTTGTCTGTGATAGCAATTTGCATTATTTACTGTGTGATCCCCAATATTCACTCCAACTCTC TTTCCAACAAGTCAAAGGCGGATTCTACACCAAAAACCA AACTGTTCCTACCTGCTAAAAATCGGATCACACGGTACAAAGCGCGAGTCATGCTCGAAAGTCGCGCATTTTACCCAACTATATtaacttcatttttctttgacgTAATAACCTTGAAAA CTACGACGGTGTTGATGGAAGAGAAACCGCAATTGTTGGTGATTAACGGCGCAACATGTTTACACATGTAA
- the LOC124320928 gene encoding uncharacterized protein LOC124320928 isoform X2, with the protein MKALFPAVYDLIGSSCLVLAGLSVIAICIIYCVIPNIHSNSLSNKSKADSTPKTKLFLPAKNRITRYKARVMLESRAFYPTILTSFFFDVITLKTTTVLMEEKPQLLVINGATCLHM; encoded by the exons ATGAAAGCCCTTTTCCCTGCGGTGTACGATTTAATCGGATCTTCCTGTTTGGTGCTGGCAGGGTTGTCTGTGATAGCAATTTGCATTATTTACTGTGTGATCCCCAATATTCACTCCAACTCTC TTTCCAACAAGTCAAAGGCGGATTCTACACCAAAAACCA AACTGTTCCTACCTGCTAAAAATCGGATCACACGGTACAAAGCGCGAGTCATGCTCGAAAGTCGCGCATTTTACCCAACTATATtaacttcatttttctttgacgTAATAACCTTGAAAA CTACGACGGTGTTGATGGAAGAGAAACCGCAATTGTTGGTGATTAACGGCGCAACATGTTTACACATGTAA
- the LOC124326592 gene encoding collagen alpha-1(I) chain-like, with protein MKTTAILTILLAAALAAPPQYGIFEQRSQVVAQYTDEQWAALNPIISANKYENDEIQRQWASFLRYLPWLTGPIGPSGKQGPAGAPGADAKFVPVPGAPGPIGAVGPAGQKGETGDQGSPGAPGSTGAKGQPGSNGTPGTQGLTGARGNDGAPGARGLPGSNGSKGEPGINGQPGFVGAPGAPGNDGKPGLSGPQGEKGETGAPGQTIPSKVPGPAGAPGAPGKDGAPGAPGPVGQVGPIGPVGPQGSSGKNGSPGSNGAKGAKGENGISGSPGAPGKDGLPGAPSKQAGSQGPIGPNGVNGGAGLPGKDGLNGLPGAPGKNGKDGAPGSPGPKGDDGKSGENGSPGPIGEKGETGPQGPQGEPGIAGPQGLPGPIGEVGPVGPVGPQGETGRDGETGATGAKGQAGPIGPIGPSGKQGETGAPGARGPIGPKGPTGSPSGVPETYESVGHDGHDGYGTVKAGRHQSYKTTAQTYNNESEEERA; from the exons ATGAAAACAACG GCTATTTTAACTATCCTCTTGGCAGCGGCACTAGCTGCTCCACCTCAATATGGCATTTTTGAACAGCGTTCACAAGTAGTTGCCCAGTATACCGATGAACAATGGGCAGCTTTGAATCCTATTATATCTGCaaacaaatatgaaaatgaCGAAATCCAAAGACAATGGGCCAGTTTTCTGCG TTACCTTCCTTGGTTAACGGGACCTATCGGACCTTCTGGAAAACAAGGACCGGCTGGTGCCCCAGGCGCAGATGCAAAATTTGTTCCAGTCCCAGGAGCTCCAGGCCCAATCGGAGCAGTAGGTCCAGCCGGACAGAAGGGAGAAACTGGAGATCAAGGATCACCCGGAGCTCCTGGTTCTACCGGCGCTAAAGGCCAGCCCGGTTCTAATGGAACTCCTGGAACTCAGGGTTTGACAGGTGCCCGAGGAAACGATGGAGCTCCAGGAGCCCGCGGTCTACCGGGATCTAATGGAAGTAAAGGGGAACCAGGAATAAACGGACAACCAGGCTTTGTAGGTGCTCCAGGTGCCCCTGGAAATGACGGAAAACCAGGATTGTCTGGTCCGCAAGGAGAGAAGGGTGAAACGGGTGCACCAGGTCAAACCATTCCGTCCAAGGTTCCTGGGCCAGCAGGTGCTCCAGGTGCTCCTGGAAAAGATGGCGCTCCAGGCGCTCCAGGCCCCGTTGGTCAAGTCGGCCCAATCGGTCCAGTGGGTCCTCAAGGTTCATCTGGTAAAAACGGATCTCCAGGATCCAACGGCGCTAAAGGTGCTAAAGgagaaaatggaatttctGGATCCCCGGGAGCTCCTGGCAAGGACGGTCTTCCCGGTGCTCCGAGCAAACAAGCTGGGTCACAGGGACCAATTGGCCCCAATGGAGTTAACGGTGGAGCTGGTTTACCTGGGAAAGATGGTCTCAACGGCTTACCAGGTGCTCCAGGCAAAAACGGAAAGGATGGTGCTCCAGGATCTCCAg GTCCCAAGGGAGATGATGGTAAATCTGGGGAGAATGGTTCACCGGGTCCGATTGgtgaaaaaggagaaacaggACCTCAAGGACCGCAAGGCGAACCCGGGATTGCCGGCCCACAAGGGCTTCCTGGCCCCATCGGAGAAGTAGGCCCTGTCGGCCCTGTTGGGCCACAAGGAGAAACTGGCCGTGATGGTGAAACTGGTGCAACCGGAGCTAAGGGACAAGCGGGACCAATTGGCCCTATTGGACCTTCTGGAAAACAGGGGGAAACTGGTGCTCCAGGAGCAAGAGGTCCCATTGGCCCAAAAGGGCCAACTGGATCCCCATCAGGTGTTCCTGAAACATATGAATCTGTCGGACATGACGGACATGACGGATACGGCACTGTGAAAGCTGGCCGTCATCAAAGTTATAAAACTACCGCTCAAACGTACAACAATGAGTCAGAAGAGGAGCGTGCTTAA